From one Betaproteobacteria bacterium genomic stretch:
- a CDS encoding protein-L-isoaspartate O-methyltransferase gives MNPEQARFNMVESQIRTWEVLDQTVLDLLLTVRREEFVPERYRSLAFADMEIPLGHGEVMLAPKMEARMVQELGVRKTDKILEVGTGSGYVTALLAKLGGQVVTLERIREFSQAATRKLAGHGLQNVQFHVGDGSEGWLAQRPYDVILLTGSVPVLSESFQQQLAVGGRLLAVIGDPPVMTANLVTRVSERAFNSVGLFETAIPPLQNVKQPERFVF, from the coding sequence ATGAATCCGGAGCAGGCGCGCTTCAACATGGTCGAGAGCCAGATCCGCACTTGGGAAGTTCTCGACCAGACCGTGCTGGATCTGTTGCTGACCGTCAGGCGCGAGGAATTTGTTCCCGAGCGCTACCGATCCCTCGCATTCGCCGACATGGAGATACCGCTCGGTCATGGCGAGGTGATGCTCGCGCCGAAGATGGAGGCCCGGATGGTCCAGGAACTCGGCGTACGCAAGACGGACAAGATCCTGGAGGTCGGAACGGGAAGCGGTTACGTGACTGCTTTGCTGGCAAAACTGGGCGGCCAGGTGGTGACCCTGGAACGCATCAGGGAATTCAGTCAGGCGGCCACCCGCAAGCTCGCCGGCCATGGACTTCAGAATGTCCAGTTTCACGTCGGCGATGGTTCCGAAGGCTGGCTTGCGCAGAGGCCCTACGACGTGATTCTCCTGACCGGTTCGGTTCCGGTGCTGTCGGAATCGTTTCAGCAACAACTCGCGGTCGGGGGGAGGCTGCTTGCGGTGATCGGCGACCCTCCCGTGATGACCGCCAATCTGGTAACGCGGGTTTCCGAGCGCGCTTTCAACTCGGTAGGCCTGTTCGAAACCGCAATCCCCCCGCTGCAAAACGTCAAACAGCCAGAGCGCTTTGTGTTTTAA
- the thiC gene encoding phosphomethylpyrimidine synthase ThiC, which yields MNANPKFLSATAHVDEAVVKPLPSSRKVHVQGSRADIQVPMREISQGDTPASFGAEPNPPMFVYDTSGPYTDPRAEIDIRNGLRPLRERWIEDRADTELLAGPTSIYGRTRLDDAKLAQMRFNLKRTPRRAKPGMNVSQMHYARKGIITPEMEFIAIRENQRHDALPELITRQHPGESFGAMLPKQITTEFVRDEVARGRAIIPANINHPESEPMIIGRNFLVKINANIGNSALGSSIQEEVEKMTWAIRWGGDTVMDLSTGKHIHETREWIVRNSPVPIGTVPIYQALEKVDGHAEELTWEIFKDTLIEQAEQGVDYFTIHAGVRLAYVPLTAKRMTGIVSRGGSILAKWCLAHHKENFLYTHFEEICEIMKLYDVSFSLGDGLRPGSIHDANDEAQLGELRTLGELTQVAWKHDVQVMIEGPGHVPMHLIKENMDLQLKLCHEAPFYTLGPLTTDIAPGYDHITSAIGAAMIGWYGTAMLCYVTPKEHLGLPDKDDVKDGIIAYKIAAHAADLAKGHPGAQMRDNALSKARFEFRWDDQFNLGLDPDKAKQFHDETLPQDGAKLAHFCSMCGPHFCSMKITQDVRDYAAALGVPEVEALEKGMTEKAAEFVASGAEIYRKA from the coding sequence ATGAATGCCAATCCAAAATTTCTGAGTGCCACGGCCCATGTCGATGAAGCGGTCGTGAAGCCGTTGCCGAGTTCGCGCAAGGTTCACGTTCAGGGTTCGCGCGCAGACATCCAGGTGCCGATGCGCGAAATCTCCCAAGGCGACACGCCTGCGAGCTTCGGCGCGGAGCCCAATCCGCCGATGTTCGTCTACGACACGTCGGGGCCCTACACGGATCCTCGCGCCGAGATCGACATCCGCAACGGCCTGCGGCCGCTGCGCGAGCGGTGGATCGAGGATCGCGCTGACACCGAACTGCTGGCGGGGCCGACTTCGATTTACGGTCGTACGCGGCTCGACGATGCGAAGCTGGCGCAGATGCGCTTCAATCTGAAACGGACTCCGCGGCGCGCCAAGCCGGGCATGAACGTCAGCCAGATGCATTACGCCCGCAAGGGCATCATCACCCCGGAGATGGAATTCATCGCGATTCGCGAGAACCAGCGCCACGACGCATTACCGGAACTGATTACGCGACAACACCCCGGCGAGTCCTTCGGTGCCATGCTGCCGAAGCAAATCACGACGGAATTCGTCAGGGATGAAGTCGCCCGCGGACGCGCGATCATTCCCGCCAACATCAATCATCCGGAATCCGAGCCGATGATCATCGGCCGCAACTTCCTGGTGAAGATCAATGCCAACATCGGCAACTCGGCCCTCGGTTCCAGCATCCAGGAAGAAGTCGAGAAGATGACCTGGGCAATCCGCTGGGGCGGCGATACGGTCATGGACCTGTCGACCGGAAAACACATCCACGAAACCCGGGAGTGGATCGTGCGCAATTCGCCGGTTCCGATCGGCACAGTGCCGATCTATCAGGCGCTGGAGAAAGTCGACGGGCACGCCGAAGAACTCACGTGGGAAATATTCAAGGACACGCTGATCGAGCAGGCGGAGCAGGGCGTCGACTACTTCACGATTCATGCCGGCGTGCGGCTCGCCTACGTTCCGTTGACCGCAAAACGCATGACCGGAATCGTTTCGCGCGGCGGTTCGATTCTCGCCAAATGGTGTCTCGCGCATCACAAGGAAAACTTCCTCTATACGCATTTCGAGGAAATTTGCGAGATCATGAAGCTGTATGACGTGTCGTTCTCCCTCGGCGACGGCTTGCGGCCAGGATCGATCCACGACGCCAACGATGAAGCGCAACTCGGCGAATTGCGCACGCTCGGCGAGCTGACGCAGGTCGCCTGGAAGCATGACGTACAGGTGATGATCGAGGGCCCGGGCCACGTCCCGATGCACCTGATCAAAGAGAACATGGATTTGCAGTTGAAGCTGTGCCACGAAGCGCCGTTCTACACGCTGGGACCGCTGACGACGGACATCGCGCCGGGCTACGATCACATCACCTCGGCCATCGGCGCGGCGATGATCGGCTGGTATGGCACCGCCATGCTCTGTTACGTAACGCCGAAGGAACACCTCGGATTGCCGGACAAGGACGACGTCAAGGACGGAATCATCGCTTACAAGATCGCCGCGCACGCCGCCGACCTGGCAAAGGGTCATCCCGGTGCGCAGATGCGCGACAATGCCTTGTCTAAAGCGCGTTTCGAGTTCCGATGGGACGATCAGTTCAATCTCGGCCTGGATCCGGACAAGGCAAAGCAGTTTCACGACGAAACGCTGCCGCAGGATGGCGCCAAGCTGGCGCACTTCTGCTCGATGTGCGGGCCGCATTTCTGCTCCATGAAGATCACGCAGGATGTGCGTGATTACGCTGCGGCGTTAGGCGTGCCTGAGGTCGAGGCGCTGGAAAAGGGAATGACCGAAAAGGCCGCGGAGTTCGTCGCCAGTGGCGCCGAGATCTATCGCAAGGCGTGA
- a CDS encoding undecaprenyl-diphosphate phosphatase, protein MELPLLVKALILGVVEGITEFLPVSSTGHLILVGDLLDFNNEKGKLFEIVIQCGAILAIVWEYRVRLTSVVARLPTDPQARRFATNLLIAFLPVAILGLLFGKAIKEVLFKPVPVAVAFIVGGFIILWAERRKHEITVGSVDEMTWSDALKIGLAQTLALMPGTSRAGATIIGGLFFGLSRRAAAEFSFFLAIPVLFAASAYELFKHRSTLSADDLGILGVGLVAAFASAFVCVRWLLRYISRHDFTVFGWYRIAFGVAVLVTASTGAVNWTTG, encoded by the coding sequence ATGGAACTGCCGCTGCTGGTCAAGGCCCTGATCCTCGGCGTCGTCGAAGGAATCACCGAGTTTCTGCCTGTATCGAGTACCGGCCATTTGATTCTGGTTGGCGATCTGCTCGACTTCAACAATGAAAAAGGCAAGCTTTTCGAGATCGTGATTCAGTGCGGCGCCATCCTCGCGATTGTCTGGGAGTACCGTGTAAGACTGACCTCGGTCGTTGCGCGACTGCCCACAGATCCGCAAGCCCGGCGCTTCGCAACCAATCTTCTAATCGCTTTTCTACCGGTCGCGATTCTCGGTTTGCTGTTCGGCAAGGCGATCAAGGAAGTCTTGTTCAAGCCGGTGCCGGTGGCCGTGGCTTTCATTGTCGGTGGCTTCATTATTCTGTGGGCTGAACGCCGCAAGCACGAGATTACGGTGGGCAGCGTGGACGAAATGACCTGGTCCGACGCGCTCAAGATCGGACTCGCTCAGACGCTCGCCCTGATGCCGGGCACTTCGCGCGCGGGGGCTACCATCATCGGCGGATTGTTTTTCGGTCTTTCGCGCCGCGCCGCCGCGGAGTTTTCTTTTTTTCTGGCAATTCCGGTGTTATTTGCCGCATCGGCCTATGAACTGTTCAAACATCGCAGCACGCTCTCCGCCGACGACCTTGGAATATTGGGAGTCGGACTCGTCGCCGCATTCGCCTCGGCCTTCGTTTGCGTGCGCTGGTTGCTGCGCTACATCAGCCGGCACGATTTCACCGTCTTTGGCTGGTATCGCATCGCCTTCGGGGTAGCCGTTCTGGTGACAGCGTCAACCGGAGCGGTGAACTGGACGACCGGCTGA
- the glnA gene encoding type I glutamate--ammonia ligase: MAVADVFKTIKENDVKFVDLRFTDTRGKEQHVSVPAHVFGQDKFDEGHAFDGSSIAGWKGIQASDMLLLPDADSARLDPFSDEVTLNITCDVIEPADGKGYDRDPRSIAKRAEAYLKSSGIGDVAYFGPEPEFFIFDGVTWNIDMSGCFVKISSEEAPWSTGKEFEGGNMGHRPPVKGGYFPVPPIDSLQDIRNAMCLALEQQGVEVEVHHHEVAAPGQCEIGTKFNSLVKRADWLQILKYTVWNVAHSYGKTATFMPKPVVGDNGSGMHVHQSVWKGGQNLFAGNGYAGLSDFALYYIGGIIKHAKALNAITNPGTNSYKRLVPGFEAPINLAYSAKNRSASCRIPHVANPKGRRVEVRFPDPTANPYLAFAAMLLAGLDGVQNKIHPGDPIDKNLYDLPPEEAAKVPHPCHSLDQALESLEADHAFLTKGGVFSEDMISAYIELKMEEVTRFRMTTHPVEFDMYYSS, translated from the coding sequence ATGGCGGTAGCTGACGTATTCAAAACGATCAAAGAAAACGACGTGAAGTTCGTTGACCTGCGGTTTACCGACACCCGTGGCAAAGAGCAACACGTTTCCGTCCCCGCCCATGTCTTTGGACAGGACAAATTCGACGAAGGTCACGCATTTGACGGCTCTTCGATCGCGGGGTGGAAAGGCATTCAGGCCTCCGACATGCTGTTACTGCCCGACGCCGATTCCGCGCGCCTCGACCCGTTCTCCGATGAAGTAACGCTGAACATTACCTGCGATGTGATCGAACCCGCCGATGGCAAGGGCTACGACCGCGATCCGCGCTCGATCGCCAAACGCGCGGAGGCTTACCTGAAATCCAGCGGCATCGGTGATGTCGCCTATTTCGGTCCGGAACCCGAGTTCTTCATATTCGATGGCGTTACCTGGAACATCGATATGTCCGGATGCTTTGTGAAAATCTCTTCGGAAGAAGCGCCCTGGTCCACCGGCAAGGAATTCGAGGGCGGCAACATGGGTCACCGTCCGCCGGTCAAGGGCGGATACTTCCCGGTCCCGCCGATCGATTCGCTGCAGGACATCCGCAACGCGATGTGTCTGGCGCTCGAGCAACAGGGCGTGGAAGTGGAAGTTCACCACCACGAAGTTGCGGCGCCCGGCCAATGCGAGATCGGCACCAAGTTCAATTCTCTCGTCAAGCGTGCGGACTGGCTGCAGATACTCAAGTACACCGTCTGGAACGTCGCCCATTCTTATGGCAAGACGGCGACGTTCATGCCCAAGCCTGTAGTCGGCGACAACGGCTCCGGCATGCACGTGCATCAATCGGTCTGGAAAGGCGGCCAGAACCTGTTTGCCGGAAACGGCTACGCCGGGCTTTCCGACTTCGCGTTGTATTACATCGGCGGGATCATCAAGCACGCCAAGGCGCTGAATGCGATCACCAATCCCGGCACCAACTCGTATAAACGCCTGGTGCCCGGTTTCGAAGCACCGATCAACTTGGCATATTCGGCGAAGAACCGCTCCGCATCCTGCCGCATTCCGCATGTCGCCAACCCCAAAGGCCGCCGCGTCGAAGTGCGTTTTCCCGACCCCACGGCAAATCCCTACCTGGCGTTCGCAGCAATGCTGCTGGCTGGGCTGGACGGCGTGCAGAACAAGATTCACCCCGGCGATCCGATCGACAAGAATCTGTATGACCTGCCGCCGGAAGAAGCGGCGAAGGTGCCGCATCCGTGTCACTCGCTCGACCAGGCGCTCGAGAGCCTGGAAGCGGACCACGCTTTCCTGACGAAGGGCGGCGTATTCTCCGAAGACATGATCAGCGCGTACATCGAACTGAAGATGGAGGAAGTCACCCGTTTCCGGATGACTACCCACCCAGTCGAGTTCGACATGTACTACAGCTCGTAA
- a CDS encoding rhodanese-like domain-containing protein, whose product MGNISEILNKARQRAQEMKLPYAGALLPLEAYELIQNVPDAKLVDVRTRAEWDFVGRVPGSVPIEWQSYPSSQPNPDFLRELEARTEKDALVMFLCRSGARSHAAASAASQIGYANSYNILQGFEGDKDAHGHRATVGGWQVAGLPWVQS is encoded by the coding sequence ATGGGAAATATATCAGAAATTTTGAACAAAGCTCGACAGCGAGCGCAAGAGATGAAGCTGCCCTACGCTGGTGCACTATTGCCGTTGGAAGCGTACGAACTCATTCAGAATGTCCCAGACGCCAAGCTCGTCGACGTTCGTACCCGCGCGGAGTGGGACTTCGTCGGTCGCGTGCCCGGTAGCGTGCCAATCGAATGGCAAAGCTATCCGAGTTCGCAACCAAATCCCGACTTCCTCAGAGAACTTGAGGCCCGAACCGAAAAGGACGCCCTGGTCATGTTTCTTTGTCGCAGCGGCGCTCGCTCGCATGCCGCGGCCTCCGCAGCAAGCCAGATCGGATATGCCAACAGCTACAACATTCTTCAGGGGTTCGAGGGAGACAAGGATGCGCATGGACATCGCGCGACAGTAGGGGGGTGGCAGGTTGCCGGATTGCCTTGGGTTCAGAGCTGA